AAATTATGTTGATCATATAGAGTGGTCCAAATCTCAAGAAATTTTTGGCATTGGCCAAAATTTAGAAATCTTGGGTGCCCTATCATACATGTTAATACATATTCTGAAATTGAATTGGATGTTTCTCAAACTAGCAAGGATGTAACTCCTTGTACAAATATTTATCCTGTTGTATGCATCTATCGTTAATACGGCAAAGAATGACGACAAAAAAAGCCGTAATGCTAAATCGATAAACATAACCAATAATAAAGGCTACATTCTACATCTAACATTGTGTAGTAAAAACATTTTCACAACGCATAAATATTCTTGTATACTATTTAGCTATGAAGGTTTTACTTATAAAACCCCTTAACCCTACAGGAAGCGGATACACCACAAAGTTCGGGTTCCTGCCAACACCTCTCGGTCTTGAGGATCTTGCAGGTGAAGCTAGAGTAGTAGGCATAAAAGATGTCAAGATAGTTGACATGGAGGCAGATGAGTTAACGCTAAACGAAATGGTTGCCTATATTGATAGATGGAGACCCGACGTTATAGGAATCACTCTTCACGCGACTGCAGCGCATTCATTTTCTCAGCAACTGGCAACGCAAGTTAAGTCAATATACAATCCACTGATCGTTGCCGGTGGGCATCAGGCTACTTTTGTACCAAATCAGTTACTTGACAACGGTTTTGACGTGATAGTGCTCGGCGAAGGAGACGAAACTTTTAGGGAAATTCTAAAACACTACAAGGACGGAATAGACTTCGACAACATTCCAGGCATAGTTTTCAAAAGGAATGGAAGAAAATTTAGAACGAAAAAACGAGAACTTATTGATGACCTTGATTCATTGCCAATCCCTGCTTTTGACTTAGTTGAACCAGAAAAATATACATTTAAGGTTTTTGGTGAAGGCAGCGTGGCAACGTTAGAGACCTCAAGGGGATGTCCGTATGCCTGCGATTTTTGTTCTGTTACTCCAACGTGGGGTAACAAATGGCGCAATAAATCAAACGAAAGAATAATGGAAGAGCTTAGGATAATAAAGCAATTAGGCTACAAGTGGGTCTTCTTTACAGATGATATTTTTATAGTTTATCCTAACGTAAAGCAGAGAGAAGACTTGTTTAATAGAATCATAGAAGAAGATCTTGGATTGAAATTTATAGTTCAGATGAGGGCAGATGTCACCGCCAAGAACCCAGACTTAATAAAGAAGGCCGCCCAGGCGGGTCTAACTATTGCTTTCCTTGGAATTGAATCTGGAAGTGAGGAAGTACTTAAGGCAATGCATAAGGGCATAATAACAGATTCATCTATCCGAGCAGTCAAAGTTTTAGAGGAAAATAATGTCGTTGTGCTTGGAGGCATGATGCTCGGTGCTCCATACGAGAGGATATCCGACATCAGGAAAACGATAAAATTTTCAAGGATATTGGCAAGGGCGGGAATAGATGCCATTCAATTTAGTACGTATACACCGCTGCCTGGAACCCGAATATTTCTTGATTCATTGAGAAACAAAAAAATATTCACATTAGATTGGTCAAGGTACGACATATTGACCCCTGTTGCTATAACTAAAGTGAATCCAGCGATAATCCAAGCCTTAACGGCGTATGCTTATTATACCTTCTATATCTATAAGTGGCTACACGACAGGCTCCATTCAATTAGAGCTGTAGGCTTCAAAGACCAGATAATGCTAAATGCCCAGAAGTTTATCCTCAGGATGATGCCATCCTATGTAAAGGACATACTCAGACTGCCGTCTGACGTCATAAAGACCGCATTGCTTTACAGGAACGGGTTGAAGCATATGGATTTCGATCAGACTACAGTAAACGAACTCCTTAACGATTCGAGCCAGATTGTGTACAAAGAGACTGGTACTAAGAATCCTTACTTTAAGATCAAGAACCAATGAATAGATCGAAATATTTATTAAAGTAAGACAATTGTTTTCATAATGTATGACGCAGAGATAAGTCGAAGAAATCCTGGCCTTTTCCTTTTTCTTGTCGATCAATCGAGATCCATGGTAAGGAAGATAGCTGGTGGAAGTGAATCAAAGGCCAAAGAAGCTGCAGATGCCATAAATAGACAGATCGGAGAGCTAATAATGAGGTGCACAAAGAACGATGGGGTGCGTGATTACTTTTACGTTGGGGTGATAGGTTATGGGGGAGAGAAAGGCAAGGCATCCTATCTACTTGATGATGATCTAGTACCTGTTTCGAAACTAGCCGAAAACCCCATAAGGACGGAAAAAAGGGTAATGAAGATACCAGACGGATCTGGAGGTACAGCGGACGTTGAATACGAATTCGGAGTGTGGTTCGAAGCTGTTGCGAACAGCGATACACCTATGGTTAAGGCGATGAATATGGCAAAGGAGGCTGTCGAAAAATGGGTCTCAGAGCATCCGTCTTCGTATCCGCCTATAATTATAAACGTAACTGATGGCCAATCTACCGATGGGGATCCTTATCCTGTAGCAAGAAATATAATGGAAATGGAGACAGACGACGGGAATCCTATGATATGGAACTGCCATATATCATCCGAGAACGCTGCTCCTCTCTCGTTTCCTTACTCAGAGAATCAGCTGCCAAATGATATGTATGCAAGGTCCCTTTTTAAGATGTCTAGCATACTTCCTACGAAATATATAAATTACGCTATTGAGGCTTTTCCGGATATTAGAGATGGATCTAGATCATACGTTTTTAACGCTCAACTTGAGCAGATGATTGAGTTCATCGATATTGGTACGAGGGGAGCAATAAGTTCTATGGAATGAAGATTCGCGATGCTGTATCTTTATTCCTATCATCAGCCAAAGATAGGAAACACTGAAAACGAATATGAAGACGCCTTCGCATATGACCTTAACACTGGCAGGTTTGCGATGGCAGACGGCTCTTCAGAATCTGTATTCTCAAACATATGGGCCAAAGCACTTGTTGATGAATTTGTTTCGGGAGACTACATACTTAAAATAGACACTTTAGTAGAAAAGGCAGCTAGCAAATGGCAAAGCAAACTGCCATGGAAGGAAATGAAGTGGTTCGTAAAAAATAAAATAATGATGGGGGCCCTCTCTACCTTTCTTGGTCTTGTCGTATCTGATGAAAAGTTTAGTGCAGTTGCGGTTGGTGATACATGCCTATTTGTATTTTCTTCAGGAGGCTATAGAAGCTTCCCTATTACCAAGTTAAGTGATTTTGGAAATAGCCCAAAGCTGGTTTGGACAGGCAATCCAGTTTTGAGGGCAAGGAGGCAAATCAAATGGGTGAATTTCCTTGAAGGCCAGACTGATGGCGTTGTACTTGTAATGGCAACAGATTCTCTATCCTACTGGATACTAAAGAATGCAGAAAACGATCCGTGGCTGACGCTCCTTAACAGCAAAGGCCATGAAAAAGAGTTTATTGATGATCTGATAGAGAAGAAGAAGATTAAGAACGATGATATTACGTTTACAATTATTTCGCAGAATAAAATTTAGTTGGTTCTACAGCGTTAACGTTTCCATCTTGCAGCGATTTAATGAGCAAGGAGGCTAACTTAGCAGATTTTCCTCCCATTTTTTTGATGTAATCAAAGACTTCAGATCTTTCGTAGTGAAGGAAATCATCCTTCCTAAAGAGCAAAGCATCAGGATCGTCACCATTGAATTTCCATGCTTCAGGCCGAAGTGATAGAACGTAGAGAGATGTATATATTACTAGGGCAGAAAAATTGTCCATGTCCTCGCCGTAATCGCTGGATCTCCTTGAAGGATGCTGAAAATTCTCATGCCCGTTTTCGTTGGAGGGCAGATCCTTGAGCGATGGCACATACATACCGTCGTAATCAACGAATATTACCTTTCCATTTGATATCATTATGTTGTCGCTTGAAAGGTCTCCATGAGCGATGTGGTTTTTCTTTAAAAGAATCACACTCTTTGCGAATTCGTTTGCTATCCTCCTTATTTCTTTGCCGTCATCCAAGTTCCTTTTTATGTAAGTGTAAAGAGAATCACCTTCTATCCAATCCATCTTGAGAACAGGATAATATATGGAAGGGTCTTTCATAGTTCTTACCCCCGCTTCCAAATACTCGAAGTTCACAATACAGCTCAAATTTCTGCTTTTTATGTGTTTGCCAATTTCATAATACCTCTTGTGAAGGTCAGATCCTTTAGTAAAACACTTTATGGCATAGTACTTCGATTCTTTTTCGATCTTGAAAATCAGTCCGTAATTTCCTGATGAATATATCATGTTTCCGGTCATCTTTACATTTGGATTTTTTATGACAGTTCCACCGGAAAGTTCCCGCGCAAAAGAGTAACCGGGATTCTGAAAAGCCTGGGAATACTCGAACTGATTAGGCCATTTCTTCACTTCAGTGAACGTAGATTCTGCATGCTTATGCGATACCTCTTCCGTACTTTCTATAGGTTTAGGTGTGATCAATTCTTTTCTGTCGATTATAGAAACAAAGAGATCTATCACCCAAATAACAACTACTATCGAAGCAACTAAAAGATCAAAGTGCAAATATTTAATATCAACACCAGAAAATAGAAAATACGAATCTATCTGGGTTATATGGCCCAGAAAGAAAGGTTGTAACAAAGATACTAGTAAAACTCCACCCGCTACGGTACCAGCAACAGCAACTGTTTTCTTTAGTGTAGTCAATGCATAGAAAATATACGCAGTGTATATTTAAGGCTAATCGGGCCTTATACGTTACCTTCCATTGTCATTTGTCCTTGCTGTCTAGAATCGTTTCAGCATATGCCCTGATCCTGGCTATTGCATCCTTTACTTTCTTTCTAGCCGCTTCTTGAGATACATCATAGGCTGATACCTCTATCTCCAACGATGGATTTACAACTTCAATATTTTTGGGGTGGCTTTTCACGTAAACTCCGTCCACTTCCCTCATAACCCTCTCAACGTAAGGTGCGAATGTACTCTCCATGATTCCAGTGATATTTATGGATTCATCGAAATAACATGAGTTTTCAATAGCGAGTGAATCCCGCATTGATTCCAGGAGCGCTTGCATTTCCATTGGCACACCGGGAAGTATTACAACTTTCTTCCCACCTACACTGCACAATAGGCCTGGGGCTGTACCTACAGGGTTCCTGATAGGCTTGCATACTTCAGGCATCATTGCCATCTTCTTCCTTTCAGGGGTAATCTCGATATTTTTGTACTTTTCCTCTATCATAGCAAGTGCGTCTTGGTTTAACTTGTTATCAGATCCTATGGCCTTTGCAAAGCCCTCCACAGTCATATCGTCGAAGGTAGGCCCAAGGCCGCCAGATGAGACGATTACATCGCCTCGATCCATGGCAGTCTTAAAAGCCCAGGAGATATCTTCGAGATCATCCATAACAGTCAAGCCGAGCTTAACTCTATATCCTTGATATGTCAGAAAGTTCCCAATAAACGAGGCATTTGTATTAACTGTCCTGCCTTTAAGGACTTCATTCCCAACTGTTATCACTACTGCGTCTTTCATCATCTCATCGCCTACGCTTTTTCCTCTATAGACGTAAATACCGAGGGTTTCCCCTCTAAAATATTTTTAAGGTTGTTAAGGTCTCTAGATGCAACTATAACCTTTATCTTTGACCTCATAGCTATGCTTAGCGCCGTAATATCCATGAACACGTTTGGGCCGGCACCTACAGAACTTCCTGTAGAAAGAGTAATCGCTTCACGGTAGCCTAGTGTATCAAAACGCCTTGCATCTTTGTACTTATTAGGATCTAGATCGTAAACTCCGTCGACAGAGGTTATATTAATAAGTGTATCAGTATCACTTCTTTCACATAGCAGAGCTGCAACAGTGTCTGTTGTATGCCCTGGCTCAGTTCCACCCATGACTACGAATCTATACTCTGACATCAGGTTTACGGCCTCTTCAACCGTTGATGGTATTATTGGATTTGCGCCCTTTAGCAGACTTGCCAACGAAAGGGCATTCATCCTTGTGGCGTATATTCCTATTTCATCCAGCATATTTTCGTTTATGCCAAGAGACCTTAACAATGAAATATAGGATCTTGCGGTTTTTCCTCCACCTGTTACTATACCTATCCTTTTGAACTTTGATGACGCAAGTATTTTTGCGAAGGATTGCAAATAATCGGCATCTATAGGATCTCCAGATATGACGGATCCACCCAGCGATATTACGATCGATTCATTCATTGCCTATCATCCCTCTTTTTTATGGTTATTATCATTACAAGCATTAATTTTGCCAATTGTAATTCTATATGGTCAGCTATGCTTAAAATGAGGAACATACGAGTGTGCTTGCATATCGAAACCTTTATGGATTTTGCTGTGTTTCTCCCTTTATAAAAAACATACTTATATGCAACTATTATGCGTTTACTGGGGCCGTGGGGTAGCCTGGTATCCTTCCAGCTTCGGGAGCTGGAAACTCCGGTCCAAATCCGGACGGCCCCATACTAATCATATTAAATTGGAAAAATTAAATTGGGTTATCGCTTATGGAAAGCCTTATTGATTTTCATTAAATTAAATTATCGTGGAAAAATTCTAATAAATAAGAGGTGCCCACTCAAAGTGATAGATGAGTAAAGACAACTTACTTAAAAATGATACTAGTTAACTTTAGTTTTATGAGCATACAATAGTGAAGGATAAAAAACATCAAATTAAGAAAAATTAATTTATTAAGAGGCGAAAATTAGCTATTTTTAAAAATGTGTCTAAAGTACTGCCACAAAGCTGTATTATGAAACGAAAGTATAGAAACGATAAATGGGATAAAAAATTGGCATTTAAATATATAATACGTTCTCGAGAAAATATTGAAATGATGTATTTATTCATAAATGGAGAGAATAAAATTTATAATAAAATGAGTCAAGGCTATTTAACCTAGAATATATTTTAATTGATTGGGTTTATGTGAACACTGATTATAGTCGACATTAAGAGCGTTATTGATAGTATAAAAGTTGTTCTATTGCAAAAGATAGTCCATTTATTATACAACAAGAAGAATAAAAATAAAAATTGATCATACGCTATAACCAGCAATAAGATGGTTATTATACAGAAAATAAAATAACTAAAGAAACATTAGGATAGATCAAACCGAGAAGGAACAATGAATATTGACTTGATTTATGAATCAGTGCGTTTATTGCGTTGGTAGATGTGTACTAAATCCTATGCTATAGTAATATTAAGATTGAAATTGTGTGGCTAAATTAGAGAAAGAGGTGACATGCATTCACTGCTACAAATGCATTCATTACATTTCATGCTAAACTCAGGGAAGTATACGGAATACCGTTCAGATCCCTGGAAGGAATTGCCAGGATATTCTCCAGAATCAATGGAATGAGGTCGGCATGCTACACCAGCATATTCAAGATGATCAGGAAGGTGGTTCCACAACTTCTTGGAACCACTTGAAAACCTGTGGAATGTGCCATTGATTCCACAGGTTTCAAGATCACAATCCGAGGTGACTATCTGGGAAACAAATGGAACAGAAAGAGAAAGGAATGGCATAAGTTACATGCGATTATATCCATCCGTGATGTTATTCAACATCACCGATGATCATGTTCATGACGTAATGGTCGGAAGGAAGATACCTGAATCCATAAAGGATCGTATAGCAAAGATATTCAGAGAGAGGCGTTATGATTCAAAGGCAATATTCAATGACTTTAGATCAAGGAAAGTAATACATCCCGGAAGGAATGCATCTTCACGGAGTGGATGTTCTCAAGCAAGGGCAAGTATTGTGAGACTGATAAAGAAGACATATGAGGAGGAGTGGAAGGAATCTGTCCAGTACGGAAAAAGGTGGAATGTTGTGATCTATTTTTTAGGCTTGAAGAGAACCATGGGAGAGGTGATCAAGGCTGTTAGGTCTGAATACATTGTTCAGGAGATTGCCCTGAAGGTGCAGTATTACAAGATCATGAGAGATAACCCATGCGTATTGAATTGTGCAACATACTTATTCGTAACCTATGCGGATACTAGAAATAACATCGAAAGAGTACTCTAGGTATGGAAGCATAGTGATTAGGGATAGTAAATTATCCGAGTGTCCAATTGTGTAAACGTTGACCACGATTAGGACGACTGTGATCCCAGGACATCCGAAGCTTTAGCTATGATAGTATGTCAGTAATCATACAACACTCTATAAAAGTACCATAGAAAAGTATATGTTAAATAGTAGAATAGGGAATAAGGTACCTAATTTGGAATTAATCTGCTGTATTTCAGTAGATATTCTATGATGGGTGCAGAGGTCATATCATGTACACCGGGGCACAGTCGTTGAGATATTACGCATATTTGAATATAACAATTCCAATCTGCACTGGGCCTTGGATACAAACTGACGAAGTCGCAAAATTTTGCAACTTTTGTTTTGCAAACTAATATACATACTGCAGAGGTGTATTTTATGGCAGATGATGAACAGATAAGAAGATATGAATTTAAAAGGGCCTTGGAAGAGCTTTCAAAGCTTCACGGGCGAGGTACTGAGCTTATTTCGCTTTATATACCTCCGGAGAAGCAGATATCTGATGTAGTAGCGTATCTGCGTGATGAATATTCGACATCCTCTAACATAAAATCAAAATCAACGAGAAAGAACGTATTGGCAGCGATAGAATCCATTATGTCAAGGCTCAAGTATTACCGATTTCCTCCACCAAACGGCCTAGTTTTTTTTGTGGGCCATATAGCCACAAGGGGAGACCAGACTGAGATGTATACGAAGATAATTGAGCCTCCAGAGCCAATAACCACGTTTATGTATAAATGCGATTCCGAGTTCCATACCGAGATGTTAAAGGCAATGTTGGATGAGAAGGAGATCTATGGGCTCATTGTTATAGATCGAAAAGAGGCTACGGTAGGTTTCCTTAACGGTACGAGGATCGAAGTGGTTGAAAATGTTCAGTCTCAGGTTCCGAGCAAGCACCATCAAGGTGGTCAGTCATCGCGAAGGTTTGAGAGGCTTATTGAAATTGCTGCAAACGAATTCTTCAAAAAGGTAGGTGAAATCGCAAACAATGCTTTTATACCAAGGATAAAAGAAATACGTGCTATTTTCCTTGGCGGCCCGGGAGCTACAAAAGAGTATTTCTTTGAGAAGGACTACCTGAGGAATGAGGTTAAAGATAAGATCAAGGATTTATTCGACGTTGGATATACTGATGAATCTGGTCTAAGGGAACTTGTTGAAAAAGCCTCAGAATCCATAAAAGATATGAAAATATCCAGAGAAAAGGATCTCATGGATAGATTCCTAAGAGAAGTCAAAAAACCGGACGGAGGGCTTGCAGTATACGGAGAAAAAGCTATAAGGGATGCACTTGAGCAAAAGATGGTTGATCTGCTTTTGATCTCAGAAGGCATAAGGAGAGTCAAATATACTTACAAGTGCCCTACATGCGGAGAAGAAAAGACGTTTTCTGAGGAACCCTCTGAATGGCCTGTCTGCGACAAAGATGGGACGCCTCTTGAGCTTATCGGCGAAGATGACATGATCGAAGATCTGTATAAGTTAGCAAAGGAATCTGGAGCCCAGGTGGAGATTATCTCGGATCAGAGCGATGAGGGGAAACTCTTGAAGCAGGCTTTCGGTGGCCTAGCTGCTGTACTCAGATTCATCAGAAAGGATAACGTACAAAATGTAATGTGATCAATATGATGCACGCAGAATTAGGGCCAGATATGGTTTCCAAGATTCTTGACCACATGAAGGCTGCGCATATAGGAAATACGCCTGTAGAAGAGATCGATGCGAATGGCAATATATACGCTAAGATAGAATGGGAGAATAGGTTCGGGTCGATCAAAGATAGGCCGGCATTCTTCATAATGGATTATCTTAAGTCCAAGGGTGTACTTGAAGGTAAGGCTATAGTAGAAGCCTCATCAGGAAATACTGGCCTTGCGATATCTACAATATCCTCTATGTTGGGCTTGCAGTCCTGCATTGTTTTGCCAGAAAACGCAAGTCAGGCAACAAAGAAAATTATAGTTGAAAATGGCTCTC
This genomic stretch from Thermoplasma volcanium GSS1 harbors:
- a CDS encoding nicotinamide mononucleotide deamidase-related protein translates to MKDAVVITVGNEVLKGRTVNTNASFIGNFLTYQGYRVKLGLTVMDDLEDISWAFKTAMDRGDVIVSSGGLGPTFDDMTVEGFAKAIGSDNKLNQDALAMIEEKYKNIEITPERKKMAMMPEVCKPIRNPVGTAPGLLCSVGGKKVVILPGVPMEMQALLESMRDSLAIENSCYFDESINITGIMESTFAPYVERVMREVDGVYVKSHPKNIEVVNPSLEIEVSAYDVSQEAARKKVKDAIARIRAYAETILDSKDK
- a CDS encoding protein kinase domain-containing protein translates to MTTLKKTVAVAGTVAGGVLLVSLLQPFFLGHITQIDSYFLFSGVDIKYLHFDLLVASIVVVIWVIDLFVSIIDRKELITPKPIESTEEVSHKHAESTFTEVKKWPNQFEYSQAFQNPGYSFARELSGGTVIKNPNVKMTGNMIYSSGNYGLIFKIEKESKYYAIKCFTKGSDLHKRYYEIGKHIKSRNLSCIVNFEYLEAGVRTMKDPSIYYPVLKMDWIEGDSLYTYIKRNLDDGKEIRRIANEFAKSVILLKKNHIAHGDLSSDNIMISNGKVIFVDYDGMYVPSLKDLPSNENGHENFQHPSRRSSDYGEDMDNFSALVIYTSLYVLSLRPEAWKFNGDDPDALLFRKDDFLHYERSEVFDYIKKMGGKSAKLASLLIKSLQDGNVNAVEPTKFYSAK
- a CDS encoding B12-binding domain-containing radical SAM protein → MKVLLIKPLNPTGSGYTTKFGFLPTPLGLEDLAGEARVVGIKDVKIVDMEADELTLNEMVAYIDRWRPDVIGITLHATAAHSFSQQLATQVKSIYNPLIVAGGHQATFVPNQLLDNGFDVIVLGEGDETFREILKHYKDGIDFDNIPGIVFKRNGRKFRTKKRELIDDLDSLPIPAFDLVEPEKYTFKVFGEGSVATLETSRGCPYACDFCSVTPTWGNKWRNKSNERIMEELRIIKQLGYKWVFFTDDIFIVYPNVKQREDLFNRIIEEDLGLKFIVQMRADVTAKNPDLIKKAAQAGLTIAFLGIESGSEEVLKAMHKGIITDSSIRAVKVLEENNVVVLGGMMLGAPYERISDIRKTIKFSRILARAGIDAIQFSTYTPLPGTRIFLDSLRNKKIFTLDWSRYDILTPVAITKVNPAIIQALTAYAYYTFYIYKWLHDRLHSIRAVGFKDQIMLNAQKFILRMMPSYVKDILRLPSDVIKTALLYRNGLKHMDFDQTTVNELLNDSSQIVYKETGTKNPYFKIKNQ
- the pyrH gene encoding UMP kinase, which translates into the protein MNESIVISLGGSVISGDPIDADYLQSFAKILASSKFKRIGIVTGGGKTARSYISLLRSLGINENMLDEIGIYATRMNALSLASLLKGANPIIPSTVEEAVNLMSEYRFVVMGGTEPGHTTDTVAALLCERSDTDTLINITSVDGVYDLDPNKYKDARRFDTLGYREAITLSTGSSVGAGPNVFMDITALSIAMRSKIKVIVASRDLNNLKNILEGKPSVFTSIEEKA
- a CDS encoding VWA domain-containing protein, yielding MYDAEISRRNPGLFLFLVDQSRSMVRKIAGGSESKAKEAADAINRQIGELIMRCTKNDGVRDYFYVGVIGYGGEKGKASYLLDDDLVPVSKLAENPIRTEKRVMKIPDGSGGTADVEYEFGVWFEAVANSDTPMVKAMNMAKEAVEKWVSEHPSSYPPIIINVTDGQSTDGDPYPVARNIMEMETDDGNPMIWNCHISSENAAPLSFPYSENQLPNDMYARSLFKMSSILPTKYINYAIEAFPDIRDGSRSYVFNAQLEQMIEFIDIGTRGAISSME
- the prf1 gene encoding peptide chain release factor aRF-1, translating into MADDEQIRRYEFKRALEELSKLHGRGTELISLYIPPEKQISDVVAYLRDEYSTSSNIKSKSTRKNVLAAIESIMSRLKYYRFPPPNGLVFFVGHIATRGDQTEMYTKIIEPPEPITTFMYKCDSEFHTEMLKAMLDEKEIYGLIVIDRKEATVGFLNGTRIEVVENVQSQVPSKHHQGGQSSRRFERLIEIAANEFFKKVGEIANNAFIPRIKEIRAIFLGGPGATKEYFFEKDYLRNEVKDKIKDLFDVGYTDESGLRELVEKASESIKDMKISREKDLMDRFLREVKKPDGGLAVYGEKAIRDALEQKMVDLLLISEGIRRVKYTYKCPTCGEEKTFSEEPSEWPVCDKDGTPLELIGEDDMIEDLYKLAKESGAQVEIISDQSDEGKLLKQAFGGLAAVLRFIRKDNVQNVM